GGAGCTGCAGGAGCTGGCGCGGAAGCTGGCCAGCGCCTGAGGGGTCCGGGGCCCGCGGGGAACGGCGCACCCGCAGGGAACGGCGCTCCCGCCGGGGCCCCGGCGGACGGAGGGCGTTGGCGACGGCGAGGGGGACGCCGGGGCGAGCAGTCGGTTGGTGGCTGGAGGCGAGCAACTCGGCGGATGTCGCTGGGCCACGCGCCCGCGGCCCGGCGGCGGTTCCGCGGAACCGCCGCCGGGCCGTCGCGTTCCTCCGGCATGTGGGCGTCCCGCCCCGCGCGCAGTCGCCTCCGGGGCCTGCAACCTGCGCGGCCCACCCGCCAAGGTCGCGGTGCGCCCACCGCCATGGTCGTCGTGCGGGTCGTTCATGACGGGGCGGCGGCCGGCGCATCCTGACCTCGGTGGCGTCCGGGCACGCTGGCAAGGCGATGGCCGCTCCGGTGCGGGTGCACCGACGCGTGCTTCCCGGACGGCGGCCCGGACGCGGTCGGCAAGGAGGCCGTCGGTCGTGGCCGCTCAGGAGGAGGGTCGACGATGGCGGACGAACGCGGCAACGCCCACGAGGCACCCCGGGGTGCCGGCGAGGACGAGTCCTTGGGTGGGCAGGCCGGTGCGGCGGCCTGGGATGCGGTCCAGGCGCAGCTTCACGAGATGGTCGACCTGGCTCGGGACCTGGAACGGCACCTGGAGGGGCTCCACGGTGCGCGGGCCCACCGGCTGCGCCGGCTCGCCGAAGAGGTGGTCGAGCGGCTTCGGCCCGGCCCGTGACCCGGCCGCCCGATGGCGCATCGCCCGCCTGATGGCGACTCGCCCGCCCCACCGCCGCCGATGCCCGCGGCTTGCCGCCGGCGCCAGCGTCGCGAGGCCGGCCCCCTTCGCCCCTCAGCCGGCCGGCTGGCAGCGGCTGCAATAGCCGTAGACCTCGAAGGCGTGTCCCACCACGCGGAACCCGGGGTCCTGGGTCGGGACGGCGTGCAGGGTGGCCGTCGGGCACCACTCGACGCAGAAGGACTGCCCGCAGGCGACGCAGACGAAGTGGTGGTGGTGGCGGTCATCCCCCTGGTACTCGAAGCGGGTCCCGTCCCGGCCTTGCAGGTTGACGGGGCTGATCAGCCCGCAGTGCGTGAGGAGGGTCAGGTTGCGGTAGACCGTGTCCAGGCTGACCCTGGGATGACGGGCCCGCACCGCGTCGGTCACCTCCCGGGCGGTGACGGGCCGACCCGCCCGCATCACCGCCCGGAGGATCTCTAGGCGCTGCGGGGTGACCTTCAGCCCCCGTTCCTTCAACCGCTGGACCGCCCGCTGGAAGTTCACCGTGCCCCGACCTCCACAGCCGCCGACCCGGTGGGGCGGGAGTCGGCGTCCCGCTGGACCCGGGTTGGAAATCGGAATATTCCGAAATGGCTCGCTGCCGGTCGTCCCCGTTTCGTCGTCCCCTCGTCACCTCCAATCTAGCGGTGACGGCCTCCGGTGTCAAAGATTGCGCCCAGGCCAGGGCGAGCCATCGGGTCCGTCGGCCGCGGACCCGGTGTCCACCGGCGCCCGCGGGGTGGCCTGCTCCCTTGACAGGCCGGGGTGTTGGCCGCTATTACTAGTTCGGAATATTCCGATTCCACATCGCGAGTCGGAGGCGGAGGCCCGAGCCATGGCGTCCAGCCTGGGTCATGCCCGACGCGACCGCGGCGAGCCTGGACCCGCGCCGGACGAACCGGTCCACGGTGCGGGCGCGCCTGCGGGCGACCGGGGCGCCGAGCGGCACGCCGGCAGCGGGGGTCGACGCGCCCCGGCGGGCGAGCCAGGGGGGGCCACCCGTCCCGGTTCGAGCGGCCCCGCCGTGGTCGAGCTCGAGGACGTCGCCTTCGCCCACGGTGCCGACCCGGTGCTGGACGGCGTCTCCCTGACGGTGCGACGCGGCGAGTTCCTCGGGCTGGTGGGTCCCAACGGCTCGGGCAAGACCACGCTCCTCCGCGTCCTCCTCGGTCTCCTCGCGCCCACCCGCGGCCGGGTGCGCCTCTTCGGCCAGGACGTGCGAGCCTTTCGCCAGTGGTGGCGCGTGGGCTACGTCCCCCAGCGACCGGCTGCCCTGGCCGGTGGGTTTCCCGCCACGGTGGAGGAGGTGGTGGCCACGGGGCTCGTGGCCATCGGCCGCGCGTCCGCCGCGGCGCGACCGCGGTCGCCGCGGGAGGCCCTGGCCCTGGTCGGCATGGAGCACCTGGCGGGGCGTCCCATCGGCCGCCTCTCGGGCGGCCAGCAGCAACGGGTCTTCCTGGCCCGGGCGCTGGTCGGCCGGCCGGAGCTCCTGGTGCTGGACGAACCGCTGGAGGGCGTCGATGCCGCCACACAGGACCGCTTCTACCGGTTGCTGCGGGAGCTGCGGGAACGCGACGGTCTGACGGTGATCCTGGTCTCCCACGACGTCGGCGTCGTCAGCGCCGAGGTGACCACCCTGGCGTGCCTGAACCGGCGCCTGTTCTTCCACGGGCCCCCCGAGCGGTTGGCGCCGGGGACCATGGCCGAGCTCTACGGGTTCCCGGTGACCACCGTGCGTCACCGGCACTGATGGCTCGACCCGCCCGAGGGGGAATGGGTGACCGGCGGCAGCGCGGCGGCGTCCGCTGTCTGGACCGGTGGCGAGCCGAGGTGGCGGTCGGTGACTCCCTCTGTCGCCGGCAGCCGGTGGGCGGCGCGGCGCCGGCATGCGCCCCGCGGCCCCGATGGCGGAGGGCGTCCTCGGCTGCCGGCAGCCCTGCTGGCGGCGGGGCACTCCTGCCGTCGTGCCGGTGGGGGCGTCGGACGACCGATTCCTGCCCGGGCCGGCGGGAGGAGGGCCAGCGGCGGAGCGCGGGCGGGCGTCGGCGGAGGGAGGACGGGCGATGGCCGGCGTGAAGGAGCTGTTCCAGTACGACTTCATGGTTCGCGCCCTGATGGCCGGCACGCTGGTGGCGCTGCTGGCGCCGGTGGTGGGGACCTTCCTGGTGCTGCGACGCCTGTCCCTCATGGGGGACGCGCTGGCCCACGTCGCCCTGGCCGGACTGGCCGGGGGGCTCTGGCTCGGGGTGTACCCCACCGGTACGGCCCTCGGACTGGCCGTGGCGGCGGGTGCGGCCATGGAGGCGCTGCGGGCCCGCTACCGCCGGCATGGCGAGCTGGCGGTGGCCATCACGCTGGCGGCGTCCGTCGCCCTGGCGGCCGTGTTCTTCAGCCTCGGGGGGACGGGCGGGATCGACCTCTTCGCGTACCTCTTTGGCAGCGTGCTCACCGTCAGCCCGGCGGACGCGACGCTGATCGCCGGCTTGACGCTGGCGGTGCTGGGGGTGGTCGCGGTGCTCTACCGCGACCTGCTGGCCCTCACCCTGGACGAGGAGCTGGCTCGCGTCACCGGCCTGCCGGTGGGGGCCCTCAACGGCCTCTTCACGATGATGGCGGCCGCCGCCGTGGCGGCCAGCATGCGGGTCGTGGGGGTGCTGCTGGTCTCGTCGCTCATGGTGCTGCCCGTGGCGGCCAGCCTGCAGGTCGCCCGCAGCTTCCGGGCCGCCCTGGGCCTGTCCGTCCTGTTCGGCCAGCTGGCGGTGGGGGCGGGGCTGGTGGTGGCATACTGGCTGAACCTGCCGCCGGGCGCCACGGTGGTGCTGGCGGCTGTGGTGCTGCTTTTGGGCGCCCTGGCGGCGCGCCGGCTCTGGCCCGATCTGGGGCCGGCCTGAGGGGAGGAGCCGCGGCAGCCCGGGCGCGGCACCCGCGGTGGACGCAGGCGAGGAGCCGGGTCCAACGCCGGCAGGGGTCCGGGCGAGCGCCCGGCCCGAGAGCCGCGGCCGGCCCAGGCGGCAGCCCGGGCGCGGCGCCCGCTGAGCACACGGGACGGCGCGGCCCCGATGCCCGCGGTGGGCTCAGGAAAGGCAAGAGGGAGGGGACGGCATGCCGCTGCCGATGCCGGATGTGGTTGCGCGGGGCGAATCCCGCCGCCGACGGGGGCGGCGGGGATGGGGGCGGTGGGTCGGCGGGCTGCTGGTCGCCCTCATCATGGCGCTGGCCGCGCTGGCCGCCGGTTGCGGGCCCCGGGGCGGGGGTGACGGCCCGGCCGCCCCGGGGCGTGCGGGTTCGTCGGAGGAACGGGCGCGCCTGCCGGTGGTGGTGACCTTCTACCCCCTGGAGTACATGGCGCGGTCCATCGGCGGCGACCGGGTGGCGGTGACCGCCCTGATCCCGCCCGGCGCCGACGCCCACCACTGGGAGCCGCGCCCGGCCGACGTGCGGGCCGTGGCGGAGGCGCGGGTCTTCATCTACAACGGCGCGGGGCTGGAGCCGTGGGTCCCGCGGCTGCTGAAGGCCGCGGGCCGCTCGGGGCGGATCGACGTCGAGGCGGCAGCCGGCCTGCCCTTGGTCCCCGCAGGCACCGCCACGCGGGTCCTGGGAGCGGGGGGCGGATCCGCCGGCGCCCCGGCCGACCGGGACGGTCACGGGCATGGGGACCACGGGCACGCCGAGGGGAGCGCCGCCGACACCCCACCGGATCCCCATGTGTGGCTGGATCCCGCGTTGGCCGCCCGCCAGGTGCGCACCATCGCCGACGCCCTGGGGCGGGCCGATCCCCCGGGACGCGCCGTCTACCTGCGGCGCGGTGAGGCGCTCGCCCGCCGGCTGGAGGAGCTGGCTGCCGAATACCGGCAGCTGGCCCGCTGCCCGCGGCGGGAGCTGGTGGTCAGCCATGCCTTCCTGACCTATCCGGCCCACCGCTACGGGCTCGTCCAGATCCCGATCGAGGGCTTCGCGGAAGAGCGGGAGCCGGGCCCGCGGCAACTGGCGGCGGTGGCCGCGTTCGTCCGGGAACGGGGCCTGCCCTACATCGTGGTCGAACCCGGCGCCGCCGGGGCGGCCGCGACGCTGGCCCGGGAGACCGGGGCGCGGCTGCTCGAGGTCCATCCCCTCGAGACGCTGACCGCGGCCGATCGCCAGGCGGGGCGGGACTACCTGTCCTTGCTGGAGCAGAACCTGGACCGGCTGCGGCTCGCGTTGGGCTGTGGCGGCTAGGGCCTGGCGTCGGCGGGAGGGAACATCCTTCGGGTCGCGAAGTATCCTGCATCCTTCCCCAGCCGACCTGCCATCCGCCGGGCGGAGGAGGCGACCGTCGTCGTGCGAGGCGCCCTCGGCTATCTGGTGCTGCTCAGCATCGCCCACCTGGTCACCGACCTCAACCAGGGCGGCATGCCCGCCTTGCTGCCCCAGCTCAAGGAGGACTACGGCCTGACCTACGCCCAGCTGGGCGTGGTGCTGCTGGTGCTGAACATCACCTCGTCGCTGATCCAGCCGCTCTTCGGGTACTGGAGCGACAAGCGGCCCCAGGGCTGGCTGGTGGCGTTCGGGCCCCTGCTGGCGGCGGCGGGGCTGGCGCTGGTGGGGTTCGCGCGGAGCTATGAGGGCGTGCTGCTGGCGGCGGTCCTGTGCGGGATCGGCGTCGCCCTCTTCCACCCCGAGGGGGCCCGGGCGGCCCGCGGCGTCGCGGGGGGACAGCGGGCCACGGCCATGTCCATCTTCTCCGTCGGGGGCAACCTGGGGTTCGCCCTGGGACCGGTGGTCGCCGTCGCCCTGGTGCGCGCCTGGGGACCGGAGGGCCTCGCCTGGCTGGTCTTGCCCGCGGCGTTGCTGGCCGTCGCAGCCATGGCCGCGTTGCCGGGCATGGCGCGGCGGGAACGGGAGGCCGCCGCGGGCGCGGTGCGCCACCCGGCGGCTATCGCCTCGGGGACCGCGGCGCCGCCGGGACCGTCGGGCAGGGGGCGAGTCGCAGCGAGCGGCGAACGGTCGTCCGGAGACGCGCAGCCGGCGACCGGCGCGGCGCGCCGGGACCGGCCCGCCACCGGGACGGGGAGCGGGGCGGGGTCTGCGTCCGCGGCGAGTGCGGGGCAGGCGGCTGCGCCCAACTGGTTCGCCGAGGCGCTCCTCATCGGGGTGGTGGGCGTCCGGTCGTGGTTGCAGTTCGGCGTCCTCAGCCTGATGCCGTTCCTCTATTTGGAGAAGGCGGGTGCCGACGGGGTCTCCACGGGCGTGCTGCTCTTCGTCTTCCTGGCCGCGGGGGCCGTGGGGACCCTGGTGGGAGGGCCGCTGGCCGACCGGATCGGGACGCGGACGGTGCTGATCGCGTCGATGGCGGCGCTGATCCCCTTGCACTGGGCGCTGGTGCACGGACCGGCCTGGGCGACCCTGCCGCTGCTGGCGGCCACCGGGTTCGCCCTGGTGGCCACCTTCAGCATCACCCTGGTGATGAGCCAGGACTTCATGCCGGGCCATGTGGCCGTGGCCTCGGGGCTCAACACCGGCTTCTCCATCGGCCTGGGCGGCATCGGGGCCGCCGCCCTGGGGGCCCTGGCGGACCGCTGGGGCCTGGAGGCGACCCTGTCCGCCATGGTGCTGCTGCCGGTCATCGGACTCTTGCTGACCCTCCTGGTGCCGGTGCCCGAGCGGGACCGGCGGCAGCGGGGGGCGCAGGCCGCGGGCCGGGCGCGGCCGGCCGAGACGTGAGGGAGGGGCGCCGGACCGTCCGGTTCCGGTGGAGGCACCGGGGAGCGGCGTGCCCGCGCCGGATGCGGGCGTCATGCTATGCTCCGGACTGGCACGATCCTCGCCCATGAACCGCAACGCCTCACCGTGGCCGGTGCTGCCGGCCACTGCGTCACTCCTCCCACCGCGTGCGCCACACAAGGATGATGGACCACGACGTAGTCTATGGCAACTCGTTCCATCGGGCCAGAACCGGATGCGCTCCGTGAGCGACCGGGCTTACACTGGAGTCGGCGGCAGATCCCCCGGTGGCGATACCCGTGGTGACCCGGGTGCCCCATGGGGAGCACCCGTGCGCCCAGCTACCGGTGGCGAGGGGGCGATGCGATGCGCAGGCGATGGTGGCTTGCACTCGCTGGCCTGGCGGTGGTCGCCGTCGTGGCCCTGGTGGTGCTGCAAACGGGAGCCGGCTGGGATCCGCGCCCCAATGGCCCCGCGACGCCGGCCCCCGAGCCGGCGGCCGGCTCGGGCGACAGCAAGGGCGAGGGCGGCTTTCGCGGCATGACCCTACTGGATCCGCAGCCGGCGCCCGATTTCGCCCTGCCCGCGGCCGATGGTTCGACCTTCCGCCTGGCCGACCAGCGCGGCAAGATCGTGCTGCTCTTCTTCGGCTACACCTACTGTCCCGACGTCTGTCCGGCCACTCTGGCCGTATGGCGGGAGCTGGCGGACCGCTTGCAGGACGATGCTGACAGCGTCCGTATGGTGTTCGTCACCGTGGACCCCGAGCGGGATACGCCCGAGCGGCTGCGGGAGCACCTGCCCCAGTTCGGCCGGCACATCGTCGGCCTGACGGGGACGCGGGAGCAACTGCGGCCCGTGTGGGATGCTTACGGCGTGAAGCCCGAGCGCATCGAGCTGCCTGAGAGCTCCATGAAGTACGCGGTAGCCCACCCGGCCCAGGTGTACCTGATCGACCAGGAAGGGCGCCAGCGCCTCCTCTATCCCCTGGGCTTCACCGCCGAGGACATCGAGGCGGACATCCGGTTGCTGCTGGCGCAGGGGAATTGAACCCGGCCTATAGTCTGTTACGGTCGATCCCGGCCCGGCGACTGCTCGGCCACGGGTCGCCTTGACCTGAGAGGAGGGCCGTAATGGTGCGATCGTGGCGGAACGTCATGCGCTTTCGCTTTCTGGTGCTCGCCGGCGCCGTGGCCATCGTCCTCGGCGCCCTGGCAGGCTGCGGCGGCCAGGCCGGGTCGACCCGGCAACCTGCGCCCGGTGGCGGTGCCGAGCAGGCCGGCGGGCCCGGGGTGACGATCACCGATGCCTGGGTACGGGCGGCCGCTGAGGGTGACATGTCGGCGGCTTATTTCACCGTGACGAACCAGGGCCAATCCGCGGTCCGCCTCACCGGCGTGCGCACCGGCGTCGCGGGCGAGGCGGAGGTTCACGAGAGCATGCAGGAAGGGAACACGGTGCGCATGCAGCCCGTCGCTGCCGTGGAGATCCCGGCCGGCGGCCGCGTCACCTTCGCCCCCGGCGGGTACCACGTGATGCTCATGGACCTGAAGCAAACGCTGCACCCCGGGGACCGGGTCGACCTGACCCTGGTCTTCGAGGGCGGCCTGGAGGTGCCGGTGACCGCGGAGGTCCGGGACACGGCCGGCACGAGCACCGGTGGAGGTGGAGGGGAGCATTCGGGAGGGCACTGACGCGCCGGCCGGTGGCCGGCAGGCTACCCCGCCCTGGGCCGGGCCGGTAGCCAAGGCGCCGTCCCGCCCTGGGGCATGGACCGCCGCGGCCGGGGAGCCCCGGCTTAGGGGAAGCCCCGGCCGCATCCCCTGGACTTGGCCGGTCGCGCCGGCCCGTTCCCGAATCCTCCGGCCAGGCCGGGGCTCTTGCCCGCGTCGGAGGTTCGCGCGCTCCCCCTACGTCCCGGTCACCGGCACGCGCCGCCCGCGCCCCTGATCCTGCACCTTGGGGATCTCGACCCGCAGCACGCCGTTCCGGCAGCGGGCCTGCGCCCCCTCGGGGTTGACCCGCTCCGGCAGCGGCACCACCCGGTGGAACCGGCCGAAGCGCCGCTCCATCAGGTAGTACCCGTCGCCCTCGTTGCGGGTCTCGCGCCGGGTCTCGGAGCGGATCACCACCCGGTCTTCGTAGACGTCCAGCTGGATGTCCTCCGGCTCGACCCCGGGCATCTCCGCTTCAACGACCACCTTGTCCCCGGCGTCGGTGACGTCGACGGACGGGCGCTGGCCGAAGGCCCAGTCCGCCTCGCCATCCAAAGCGCGCCAGAAGTCCCACGGGCGCCAGAACATCTCACGCCAGCTGCCCAGGCCGCGGCCGGCAGGCGCGGGCCACGACCAGCGGTCCAGG
The sequence above is drawn from the Thermaerobacter sp. FW80 genome and encodes:
- a CDS encoding Fur family transcriptional regulator; its protein translation is MNFQRAVQRLKERGLKVTPQRLEILRAVMRAGRPVTAREVTDAVRARHPRVSLDTVYRNLTLLTHCGLISPVNLQGRDGTRFEYQGDDRHHHHFVCVACGQSFCVEWCPTATLHAVPTQDPGFRVVGHAFEVYGYCSRCQPAG
- a CDS encoding metal ABC transporter ATP-binding protein, which produces MASSLGHARRDRGEPGPAPDEPVHGAGAPAGDRGAERHAGSGGRRAPAGEPGGATRPGSSGPAVVELEDVAFAHGADPVLDGVSLTVRRGEFLGLVGPNGSGKTTLLRVLLGLLAPTRGRVRLFGQDVRAFRQWWRVGYVPQRPAALAGGFPATVEEVVATGLVAIGRASAAARPRSPREALALVGMEHLAGRPIGRLSGGQQQRVFLARALVGRPELLVLDEPLEGVDAATQDRFYRLLRELRERDGLTVILVSHDVGVVSAEVTTLACLNRRLFFHGPPERLAPGTMAELYGFPVTTVRHRH
- a CDS encoding metal ABC transporter permease, which produces MAGVKELFQYDFMVRALMAGTLVALLAPVVGTFLVLRRLSLMGDALAHVALAGLAGGLWLGVYPTGTALGLAVAAGAAMEALRARYRRHGELAVAITLAASVALAAVFFSLGGTGGIDLFAYLFGSVLTVSPADATLIAGLTLAVLGVVAVLYRDLLALTLDEELARVTGLPVGALNGLFTMMAAAAVAASMRVVGVLLVSSLMVLPVAASLQVARSFRAALGLSVLFGQLAVGAGLVVAYWLNLPPGATVVLAAVVLLLGALAARRLWPDLGPA
- a CDS encoding metal ABC transporter solute-binding protein, Zn/Mn family; this translates as MPLPMPDVVARGESRRRRGRRGWGRWVGGLLVALIMALAALAAGCGPRGGGDGPAAPGRAGSSEERARLPVVVTFYPLEYMARSIGGDRVAVTALIPPGADAHHWEPRPADVRAVAEARVFIYNGAGLEPWVPRLLKAAGRSGRIDVEAAAGLPLVPAGTATRVLGAGGGSAGAPADRDGHGHGDHGHAEGSAADTPPDPHVWLDPALAARQVRTIADALGRADPPGRAVYLRRGEALARRLEELAAEYRQLARCPRRELVVSHAFLTYPAHRYGLVQIPIEGFAEEREPGPRQLAAVAAFVRERGLPYIVVEPGAAGAAATLARETGARLLEVHPLETLTAADRQAGRDYLSLLEQNLDRLRLALGCGG
- a CDS encoding MFS transporter — protein: MRGALGYLVLLSIAHLVTDLNQGGMPALLPQLKEDYGLTYAQLGVVLLVLNITSSLIQPLFGYWSDKRPQGWLVAFGPLLAAAGLALVGFARSYEGVLLAAVLCGIGVALFHPEGARAARGVAGGQRATAMSIFSVGGNLGFALGPVVAVALVRAWGPEGLAWLVLPAALLAVAAMAALPGMARREREAAAGAVRHPAAIASGTAAPPGPSGRGRVAASGERSSGDAQPATGAARRDRPATGTGSGAGSASAASAGQAAAPNWFAEALLIGVVGVRSWLQFGVLSLMPFLYLEKAGADGVSTGVLLFVFLAAGAVGTLVGGPLADRIGTRTVLIASMAALIPLHWALVHGPAWATLPLLAATGFALVATFSITLVMSQDFMPGHVAVASGLNTGFSIGLGGIGAAALGALADRWGLEATLSAMVLLPVIGLLLTLLVPVPERDRRQRGAQAAGRARPAET
- a CDS encoding SCO family protein, yielding MRRRWWLALAGLAVVAVVALVVLQTGAGWDPRPNGPATPAPEPAAGSGDSKGEGGFRGMTLLDPQPAPDFALPAADGSTFRLADQRGKIVLLFFGYTYCPDVCPATLAVWRELADRLQDDADSVRMVFVTVDPERDTPERLREHLPQFGRHIVGLTGTREQLRPVWDAYGVKPERIELPESSMKYAVAHPAQVYLIDQEGRQRLLYPLGFTAEDIEADIRLLLAQGN
- a CDS encoding copper chaperone PCu(A)C, giving the protein MRSWRNVMRFRFLVLAGAVAIVLGALAGCGGQAGSTRQPAPGGGAEQAGGPGVTITDAWVRAAAEGDMSAAYFTVTNQGQSAVRLTGVRTGVAGEAEVHESMQEGNTVRMQPVAAVEIPAGGRVTFAPGGYHVMLMDLKQTLHPGDRVDLTLVFEGGLEVPVTAEVRDTAGTSTGGGGGEHSGGH
- a CDS encoding Hsp20/alpha crystallin family protein, with protein sequence MRTDLDRWSWPAPAGRGLGSWREMFWRPWDFWRALDGEADWAFGQRPSVDVTDAGDKVVVEAEMPGVEPEDIQLDVYEDRVVIRSETRRETRNEGDGYYLMERRFGRFHRVVPLPERVNPEGAQARCRNGVLRVEIPKVQDQGRGRRVPVTGT